AGGAACTAATTTATTTTTCCGCGACGGGAATGATATTTTCTGGAACAATTGTTATTATCACGGCGCAAAATGAAACTGAGCATCATTCTTCCTTCCTATAAAAGCGCTGTTCTTCTCCGTGAACAGCTTCCGGCTTTTAAAAAATGGCTGAGTGAAAAATTTCCTTCCAATGAGATCATCGTGGTCGATGATGGCTCGGGCGATGGCGGTGAAACGGAAAAGGTTGTGTTGCAGAACAACTGTACTTTCATCGGACTGAAGAAAAATACAGGCAAAGGAGGGGCAGTGCGCGCAGGAATGAAAATCGCGACCGGCGATGTCCGGATTTTTACGGATGCCGATGTTCCCTTTGAATTTGAAACGATAGAACGGTTTGTACAGTACCTCACCGAAAAAGAATTTCACATCGTGATCGGCGACCGTCGTTTGCCCGAGTCGAAATATTTTTCTGAAATAAAAGGAATGCGGAAACTCGGCAGCCGCATTTTTACTTTCATCGTCGGGCGATTCATCACCACGGGAATGTTCGATACGCAATGCGGCATAAAAGGATTCCGTGCAAAAACAGCCGATGACCTTTTTTTAGTTTCGCGACTGAACAGTTTCACCTTCGATGTGGAATTACTTTACATAGCGTTGAAAAGAAATTACGATATAAAAAAATTACCCGTGCATTTCCGCAGCAGTGACGATCATTCGAGTGTGAGCTTAATGCGTCACGCGCCCGGGATGCTCGTTGATCTTTTCCGGATAAAATGGAATCATGTGAGGGGGAAATACGACAAAGCAAAGAAGAGCGATAAATGAAGAAGGGAAAAACTTTACTTTCGATAATTCTATGATTAACTCATTATTAATTCTGTGAATCGCAACATCACCAACGTCATACGCTATTTCATGGACGAATGGATTCCGCCGGTGATCCGTGATTCGCGTTGGTTCATGTACCCGTTTTTTTATTTTGCCTATCGTGGAAGAAATATTCGTGAAGTGATGAATTTCAAAAGCAGGGTGCATTCCTTCACGCCGGAAGATTACGATCGTTTCTACAATAACCTCAATACGATCTCCCGCAACCGCGTTACCGATCTCAACCGGCAAAGTGTAGCATTCATTTTAAAAAATATTGATCCGTCGGCGCA
This portion of the Bacteroidota bacterium genome encodes:
- a CDS encoding glycosyltransferase encodes the protein MKLSIILPSYKSAVLLREQLPAFKKWLSEKFPSNEIIVVDDGSGDGGETEKVVLQNNCTFIGLKKNTGKGGAVRAGMKIATGDVRIFTDADVPFEFETIERFVQYLTEKEFHIVIGDRRLPESKYFSEIKGMRKLGSRIFTFIVGRFITTGMFDTQCGIKGFRAKTADDLFLVSRLNSFTFDVELLYIALKRNYDIKKLPVHFRSSDDHSSVSLMRHAPGMLVDLFRIKWNHVRGKYDKAKKSDK